A stretch of the Physeter macrocephalus isolate SW-GA unplaced genomic scaffold, ASM283717v5 random_250, whole genome shotgun sequence genome encodes the following:
- the CABP1 gene encoding calcium-binding protein 1 isoform X1, giving the protein MGNCVKSPLRKLSRKMHQEETSYTVVQTSEEGLAASGELPGPLLMLAQNCTVMHNLLGPACIFLRKGFAENRQPDRSLRPEEIEELREAFREFDKDKDGYINCRDLGNCMRTMGYMPTEMELIELSQQINMNLGGHVDFDDFVDLMGPKLLAETADMIGVKELRDAFREFDTNGDGEISTSELREAMRKLLGHQVGHRDIEEIIRDVDLNGDGRVDFEEFVRMMSR; this is encoded by the exons ATGGGCAACTGTGTCAAGTCTCCACTGAGAAAGCTCTCAAGGAAG ATGCACCAGGAGGAGACCAGCTATACGGTGGTGCAGACGAGTGAGGAGGGGCTGGCGGCCAGCGGCGAGCTCCCCGGACCGCTCCTGATGCTGGCCCAGAACTGCACCGTCATGCACAACCTGCTGGGCCCAGCCTGCATTTTCCTGCGTAAGGGCTTCGCGGAGAACAGGCAGCCT GACAGATCACTGCGGCCAGAGGAGATTGAAG AGCTCCGGGAGGCCTTCAGAGAGTTTGACAAGGACAAGGACGGCTACATCAACTGCCGGGACCTGGGCAACTGCATGCGCACCATGGGCTACATGCCCACCGAGATGGAGCTTATCGAGCTGTCTCAGCAGATCAACATGAACC tgggtggcCATGTGGATTTTGATGACTTTGTGGACCTAATGGGACCTAAACTCCTGGCAGAGACGGCAGATATGATTGGAGTAAAGGAACTGCGAGATGCCTTCCGAGAG TTTGACACCAATGGTGATGGGGAGATAAGTACCAGTGAGTTACGAGAGGCCATGAGGAAACTCCTGGGTCATCAGGTGGGACACCGAGACATAGAGGAAATTATCCGAGATGTGGACCTCAATGGGGATGGACGAGTGGACTTTGAAG AGTTTGTCCGGATGATGTCCCGCTGA
- the CABP1 gene encoding calcium-binding protein 1 isoform X2, with product MGNCVKSPLRKLSRKDRSLRPEEIEELREAFREFDKDKDGYINCRDLGNCMRTMGYMPTEMELIELSQQINMNLGGHVDFDDFVDLMGPKLLAETADMIGVKELRDAFREFDTNGDGEISTSELREAMRKLLGHQVGHRDIEEIIRDVDLNGDGRVDFEEFVRMMSR from the exons ATGGGCAACTGTGTCAAGTCTCCACTGAGAAAGCTCTCAAGGAAG GACAGATCACTGCGGCCAGAGGAGATTGAAG AGCTCCGGGAGGCCTTCAGAGAGTTTGACAAGGACAAGGACGGCTACATCAACTGCCGGGACCTGGGCAACTGCATGCGCACCATGGGCTACATGCCCACCGAGATGGAGCTTATCGAGCTGTCTCAGCAGATCAACATGAACC tgggtggcCATGTGGATTTTGATGACTTTGTGGACCTAATGGGACCTAAACTCCTGGCAGAGACGGCAGATATGATTGGAGTAAAGGAACTGCGAGATGCCTTCCGAGAG TTTGACACCAATGGTGATGGGGAGATAAGTACCAGTGAGTTACGAGAGGCCATGAGGAAACTCCTGGGTCATCAGGTGGGACACCGAGACATAGAGGAAATTATCCGAGATGTGGACCTCAATGGGGATGGACGAGTGGACTTTGAAG AGTTTGTCCGGATGATGTCCCGCTGA